A window from Schistosoma haematobium chromosome 1, whole genome shotgun sequence encodes these proteins:
- the MTG1_1 gene encoding Mitochondrial GTPase, variant 2 (EggNog:ENOG410Y65V~COG:S), with protein sequence MQSLLITLSNNTRIFEMRFSPLKCKMLLQDWVALTPELMIGSEVIERVDRFTYLGSLISPCGLVCDEISARIQKARLAFTNLCHLWRRRDIRLSTIGRVCCAAVRSVLLYGSETWPVRVEDIRRLLVFDHRCLRNIARISRDHRVSNAVVRKRVLGKDGKSIDEVVKVHQLRWLGHVLRMPNDRLPRCAMFCCIGVCWKKARGGQAKTWHKSMKSLTSGLSHVGRCRLLGWGPRDDSDRWLETLNDMAQNRLQ encoded by the coding sequence atgcagagtcttctgatcactctaagcaacaatacaCGCATATtcgagatgcgattctcccccttgaaatgcaaaatgttgcttcaggattgggttgcattgacacccgaactgatgatagggagtgaagtaattgagcgtgtcgaccgcttcacttatcttggaagtctgatcagcccttgtggtctggtgtgtgacgaaatctcagcacggatacagaaggctcgactagcttttaccaacttgtgtcatttatggcgtaggcgagatatccgtctatcaaccattGGAAGGGTTtgctgcgcagcagttcgttccgtcctactttatggcagtgaaacatggccggtaagagtagaggatattcgtaggttactagtattcgatcataggtgtcttcgaaacattgctcgtatatcccgcgaccatcgagtaagtaatgcagttgttaggaaacgggtattgggtaaggatggcaaatcgattgatgaagtggtgaaagttcatcagttgagatggctgggacacgtgttacgtatgcccaacgaccgactgcctcgatgtgcgatgttttgttgtataggagtatgttggaagaaagctaggggcggccaggccaaaacatggcacaagtctatgaagtcactgacaagtggactgagtcatgttggtaggtgtagactacttggttggggaccgcgagatgatagcgaccgatggttagagaccctgaatgacatggctcaaaatcgtttgcaatga